The genomic DNA CGCGCCGGGCTCCGTGACGGGCGCCACCAGGAAGCTGTCGCCCCACTGGTACGTCGCGGCGATGCTGCCGGTGTCGATGGTGGAGGCGCTGCCGTCGTCGGCGAACAGCACCGGGCGCATCAGCGGCATGCCGGTCTGGTTGTTGTCGAACGCGGTCGTGTAGTTATAGGGCAGCATGCGGTAACGCAGGCGCACCGCCTCCGCCGCCAGCGCCTTGGCGCGCGCGGCGCGGAACACCGGCTCGGCCGGCACGGCCTCCTGCGCGTGCGGCCGGAACACGGGCTGGAATACGCCGTACTGCAGCCAGCGCACGTACAGCTCGTCGTCCAGCACGGGACCGGCGAAGCCGCCCAGGTCCGAATGCATATAGCCCAGGCCCTGCATGCCCATCTGCAGCGCGATCTCGGTCTGCGACTGCAGTCCGCCCCAGCTGCGACCCACGTCGCCCGACCAGGGAATCATGCCGAAGCGCTGCGAACCGGAGTAACCGGCGCGCATCAGGATGAACGGGCGCTGGCCGGGGAAGTCCTTCTTGTAGCCTTCCGCCAGCAGGCGCGCCCATTCGTGGCCGTAGACGTTGTGGACGGCGGCGGCGCTGCCGCCGGCATGGCGCAGCGCGTCCGGGTGCACTTCCGGTTCGCCCAGGTCGCCCCACCAGCCACCGGCGCCCTGCTCTTTCAAGCCTTTGTAGATGCTCCAGAACCAGTCGCGGCCCGCCGCGCTGGTCAGGTCCACCAGGCCCGTGTTGCCGAAGTAGAAGTCGTAGGTGTAGGGCTGGCCGTCCGCCGTGGTGGCGAGGGCGCCGCTTCGCACGGCATCCTGCCAGCGGCTGGAGGTCGTCAGCACGAACGGTTCCGTGATCAGGATCGTCTGCACGCCCTGGGCGGCGAAGTCGCGCATCATGTTTTGCGGCTGCGGGAAGTTGTCGCGGTCCCAGGCCAGGTTGCCCATCGTGCCCTGCACCGTCTTGCCGAACCAGTACAGGTCCAGCACGATCGCGTCCAGCGGGATCTTGTCCGCGGCGAAGCGCGCGACCGTGGCGCGCGCTTCGCTTTCCGTGCGGTAGCCGAAGCGGCTGGCGAAATTGCCGAAAGCCCAGCGCGGCGGCAGCGGCTGGCGGCCCGTCAGGCTGGTGTAGTTCGCCATCACGTCGCTCCAGGCGTCGCCGGCGATCACCTGGTAGGTCTTGCGCCCGCCCGTCGTCTCGTAGCTCAGGGTGCCGTCCTTGCGGCTGTCGAAATCGAGCCAGCCGGTGTACGGATTATCGAAGTGCAGCGCATAGCGTTTCGATGACAGCGCCACCGGCAGCGTGAAGTTCAGCAGCTGCGAACGGCTGCCGTAGCCGTAGTCGGCCTTGTTATACAGCTGGAAGCGGTGGCCGCGGCGGTTCATGCCGACCGCGCGCGCGCCGGCGCCGTACAGCGCCTCGCCGTCGGCCAGCGCGAATTCGATGGCTTCCAGCTTGTCCTTGCCTGCTTGCTTCAGGTAGCCGGCCTTTTCCGCCACCAGCGGCTGGCCCTTGTAGGCGTAGCTGATGCGGAACGGCCGCTTGTCCACGTTGACGGCGATGCCGGGCGTGGCGAATTCGATGCGCGCAGGCGTGTCCTTGACCGTTGTCGCGACGGACGTCGGCGCCAGCACGACCGCGTGCGAGCGAGCGTCGGCCTGCTCGCCGTTCGGCACGAAGGTCGTCTCGACGATGGCGGCTGAATACGGCTTGATCAGGTAGCGGCCGTCGCTGGTGACGATCTCCAGCGTGTTGCCATGGCTGGTGAAGCTGTGGAATTGCCGGTCGGCATTCTGGGCGAAGGTGGCTGGCGCGGCCAGCGTGACGAACAGCGCGACGGGAAGGATTTTCGCGGTCATGTTGGGCATGTAGTTTAAGTACAGACCGCTAGCATGACAGAAAGTCGCGCCGGAATACAGTGGCGCATGCGTTATATTAACGCTCGGCCCATCAGGCCGACAGCAAACCATAAGGGAGATCTCGAAAGTGCAGACCAAGACGAAGTACCAGCCGCTGGCACTGGCCGTGCTGCTCGCGCTGACCGCGGGCGCAGCGCAGGCGCAGGCAAAACCGAAGGCGCACGGCAAACCCACCGTCGCCGAAGCCCGGCGCTTCCTGGCGGAGACGGAACAGAAGTTCGACAAGCTCAATCTCGACGGCGCGCGCGCCGAATGGGTCGGCTCCAATTTCATCACGGACGATACGGAAGCCATCGCCGCCTACTTCGGCGAGCTGCAGCTGGACGCCGCCGGCCAGGCCGCCCTGCAGGCGCGCCGCTACAACGGCCTGAAACTGAACGCGGACGAGGCGCGCAAGCTGAAACTGCTCCAGCTGACACTGATGCTGTCCGATCCGAAGGAACGTGCCGAGTATGCTGCCGCACGCGCCGCGCTGAACGGCGCCTACGGCAAGGCCAAATATTGTCCACCGCAGGGCGCGCCGCTGGCCAGCGCCGGCAAGGACTGCCTGGCGCTGGGCGAACTGGAAAAGGTGCTGGCCAACAGCCGCGAACCGGCCAAGCTGCTGGACGCGTGGTCGGGCTGGCACAGCCAGTCGCCGTCGTACAAGCAGCGCTACGTGGATTTCGTGGCGCTGTCCAACAAGGGCGCGCGCGAGATGGGCTTCGCCGACACCGGCGCGCTGTGGCGCTCGCAGTACGACATGGCGCCGGACGCCTTCGCCGCCGAGATGGAACGCCTGTGGCAGCAAGTGAAACCGCTGTACGACTCGCTGCACACCTACACCCGCTACAAGCTGCGCGCCGCCTACGGCCCGGACGTGGTGCCTGCCACCGGCCCGATTCCGGCCCACCTGTTCGGCAATATGTGGAGCCAGACCTGGGACAACATCTATCCGCTGCTGAAACCTGCCGGCGACACCACCGGCTTCGACCTGACGAAGGTGCTGGAAGAGCGCAAGACGTCGGCCAAGGAAATGACGCAGTACGCGGAAGGCTTCTACACCTCGCTGGGCATGCAGAAGCTGCCGGCGTCGTTCTGGGAACGCTCGCTGCTGACCAAGCCGCGTGACCGCGACGTGGTCTGCCACGCCTCGGCCTGGCCGATCGACGGCAAGGACGACGTGCGCATCAAGATGTGCATCACGCCGACGGCGGAAGACTTCACCGTGATCCACCATGAGCTGGGCCACATCTATTACTTCCTCGAGTACAAGGACCAGCCGGTGCTGTTCCGCCAGGGCGCCAACGACGGCTTCCACGAGGCGATCGGCGACACGGTGGCGCTGTCCATCACGCCAGGCTACCTGAAGAAGATCGGCCTGATGAACCAGGAGCCGGACCCGAAGGGCGACATTCCCGAGCTGCTCAAGCGCGCGCTGTCGAAGGTGGCGATCCTGCCGTTCGCCTACTCCGTCGACAAATGGCGCTGGGACGTCTACGGCGGGAAGACCCAGCCGGCCGACTACGACAAGACCTGGTGGCAGCTGCGCGAGCAGTACATGGGCGTGAAGCGCCCGGCCCCGGCACTGGCGAACGGCTTCGACGCCGGCGCCAAGTACCACGTGGCCGCCGACGTGCCGTACGCGCGCTACTTCCTGGCCGACCTGCTGCAGTTCCAGTTCCACCGCGCGCTGTGCCGCGAGGCCGGCTACACGGGCCCGCTGCACCAGTGCTCGATCTACGGCAACGAGAAGGCCGGCCAGAAGCTGCGCGCCATGCTGCAGATGGGCACCAGCAAGCCGTGGCCGGAAGAGCTGAAGGCGATCAGCGGCGAGGACCGGATCGACGGTAACGCGCTGCTGGAGTACTTCGCCCCGCTGAAGGCCTGGCTGGACGAGCAGAATCGCGTGCTGGCCGCGCAGCAGAAGTAAGCAAAACCCGAGAGGACAGGCACCTTTCGCAGGGCCGTCGAGGCCCTGAGAAGGATGCCTGTCCCCGGTGCTCTAAACGTCCGCGCGGACCAGGCGCACGGTATGCTCCTGCTCCCTGCCATCCGCATTCCAGCGCTGGGTGGCTTCCAAGGTGGCGTCATCCACCAGCCGCCAGACGAACGTGCTGGGCGCGTTCACCGGCGTGAACGTGGCACCGTCGGCATGGATCTCGGCGGCCCGCCAGGTCTGCTCGCCCCAGCGCGACAGGATCTCCCCGTCTTCCAGCGTGATGCGCGCGCCCGCCTGCGCCGCGGCGCTTTGCGCACCGTCGCGCCGGTGCGACTGCAACACGCCCGGTTCCGGGCGTTGGTACTCTTCGGTGAATTCCTTGCCGTCCGGGTTGGTTCCCTTCCAGCGGCCCTGCAGGAACTGCAGCTTGGCGAAATCGTCGATGCTGAACATGTCGGTGCTCCTTGCTGAAAACAGAGCCCCGACTCTACCCCGCTGGGCAGGCGGTCGGCGCGACGTTGTTAACGGTGCGCGACCGAAGCCGTGTCGATGGCGGGTCAGGCCAGCCCGA from Pseudoduganella armeniaca includes the following:
- a CDS encoding M2 family metallopeptidase, whose amino-acid sequence is MQTKTKYQPLALAVLLALTAGAAQAQAKPKAHGKPTVAEARRFLAETEQKFDKLNLDGARAEWVGSNFITDDTEAIAAYFGELQLDAAGQAALQARRYNGLKLNADEARKLKLLQLTLMLSDPKERAEYAAARAALNGAYGKAKYCPPQGAPLASAGKDCLALGELEKVLANSREPAKLLDAWSGWHSQSPSYKQRYVDFVALSNKGAREMGFADTGALWRSQYDMAPDAFAAEMERLWQQVKPLYDSLHTYTRYKLRAAYGPDVVPATGPIPAHLFGNMWSQTWDNIYPLLKPAGDTTGFDLTKVLEERKTSAKEMTQYAEGFYTSLGMQKLPASFWERSLLTKPRDRDVVCHASAWPIDGKDDVRIKMCITPTAEDFTVIHHELGHIYYFLEYKDQPVLFRQGANDGFHEAIGDTVALSITPGYLKKIGLMNQEPDPKGDIPELLKRALSKVAILPFAYSVDKWRWDVYGGKTQPADYDKTWWQLREQYMGVKRPAPALANGFDAGAKYHVAADVPYARYFLADLLQFQFHRALCREAGYTGPLHQCSIYGNEKAGQKLRAMLQMGTSKPWPEELKAISGEDRIDGNALLEYFAPLKAWLDEQNRVLAAQQK
- a CDS encoding glycoside hydrolase family 31 protein, with the protein product MTAKILPVALFVTLAAPATFAQNADRQFHSFTSHGNTLEIVTSDGRYLIKPYSAAIVETTFVPNGEQADARSHAVVLAPTSVATTVKDTPARIEFATPGIAVNVDKRPFRISYAYKGQPLVAEKAGYLKQAGKDKLEAIEFALADGEALYGAGARAVGMNRRGHRFQLYNKADYGYGSRSQLLNFTLPVALSSKRYALHFDNPYTGWLDFDSRKDGTLSYETTGGRKTYQVIAGDAWSDVMANYTSLTGRQPLPPRWAFGNFASRFGYRTESEARATVARFAADKIPLDAIVLDLYWFGKTVQGTMGNLAWDRDNFPQPQNMMRDFAAQGVQTILITEPFVLTTSSRWQDAVRSGALATTADGQPYTYDFYFGNTGLVDLTSAAGRDWFWSIYKGLKEQGAGGWWGDLGEPEVHPDALRHAGGSAAAVHNVYGHEWARLLAEGYKKDFPGQRPFILMRAGYSGSQRFGMIPWSGDVGRSWGGLQSQTEIALQMGMQGLGYMHSDLGGFAGPVLDDELYVRWLQYGVFQPVFRPHAQEAVPAEPVFRAARAKALAAEAVRLRYRMLPYNYTTAFDNNQTGMPLMRPVLFADDGSASTIDTGSIAATYQWGDSFLVAPVTEPGAVRKDVYFPGKDSAWFDFYTGERHRGGILETVGVVPEHIPVYVRAGAFVPLAPVVQSTKDYTTKQIELHYWHDETVKASSGKLYDDDGKTAEAFEQGRYELARFGSVVAPGQLRIGIATEVGQHYQATPRAYTLHVHHVTKKPRAVTLDGKALAFRWDAKKEVLTAALPARAALAAEIVVTLR